The bacterium genome has a window encoding:
- a CDS encoding RNA polymerase sigma factor, with product MELEQLVELAKQGDRSALEEVVLRIQDRVYGLAMRMLWRPADAEDATQEILIRILTHLGTFRNESAFTTWVYQVASNYLLSTRKRLAEREEITFEDFGKQLEEGLKQRPLLEESSIDRELMIQEIKIGCTHGMLLCLDREHRLAYILGDILELSSQEGAEVVGITRTSFRKRLSRARNRIRKFMNHHCGIVNTKNSCRCAKRIAFAIRSGRVDPDDLLFAEHPVRTTKEITIQQIRRLHELQRCTALYRSHPEYAAPQSLVQKLRDLIFVQSKSLSKM from the coding sequence ATGGAATTAGAGCAACTAGTGGAGTTGGCCAAACAAGGCGATAGGTCCGCGCTTGAAGAAGTGGTTCTGCGGATTCAGGATCGCGTGTACGGTCTTGCCATGCGAATGCTATGGCGCCCGGCCGATGCGGAGGATGCTACACAAGAGATTTTGATCAGGATCCTGACGCATCTGGGCACCTTCCGCAACGAAAGCGCTTTTACAACCTGGGTTTATCAAGTCGCTTCGAACTATCTTCTCTCAACCCGGAAGCGTCTTGCGGAAAGGGAAGAAATCACGTTTGAAGATTTTGGTAAGCAGTTGGAAGAAGGATTAAAGCAACGTCCTTTGCTCGAAGAGAGTTCCATCGATAGAGAACTCATGATCCAGGAGATTAAGATAGGTTGCACTCACGGTATGTTGCTTTGTCTGGATCGCGAGCACAGGCTCGCCTACATTTTGGGTGATATTCTCGAACTCAGCAGTCAGGAAGGAGCAGAAGTTGTGGGCATTACACGCACGAGCTTCCGTAAACGCCTTTCCCGCGCGCGAAATCGGATCCGAAAATTTATGAATCATCATTGCGGTATCGTCAATACGAAAAATTCTTGCCGCTGCGCAAAACGGATTGCGTTTGCGATAAGATCGGGGCGAGTAGATCCCGATGACCTGTTGTTTGCTGAACATCCGGTTCGGACAACGAAAGAAATCACGATTCAACAGATACGACGACTTCATGAATTACAACGTTGCACCGCGCTTTATCGCAGCCATCCTGAATACGCTGCGCCTCAATCGCTCGTACAAAAATTGCGTGATCTGATTTTTGTTCAGAGTAAATCTCTTTCAAAGATGTAA